Proteins found in one Pseudomonas mosselii genomic segment:
- a CDS encoding molybdenum cofactor biosynthesis F family protein, with product MPNTADWITVGALADGFAPEAFILPQLADLSGRTLTLHFANGWVIEHRFDSERLHWRAADGHSSGSAGYRATSVRPGIYLVDFIKHEAGQAWSVSLVLDTLEHAFTAVLGRLPDQVRTQRGLYALALAGEALTGVEASFLHGSLDRPWQAGACPHAPTTELVGLRNHYRYSPTEEYEHIYLNANYYSWQCLKGVEQGLCDTDRAYYYKIAEQLYLFVWCEKIVPTLGLVMIDLARHRSDGKIFGYQGGGFDALANFPVSSHCRVLNRTEHAQ from the coding sequence ATGCCCAATACCGCCGACTGGATCACCGTGGGCGCCCTCGCCGATGGCTTCGCGCCCGAAGCCTTCATCCTGCCGCAACTGGCCGACCTGTCCGGGCGCACGCTTACCCTGCACTTCGCCAATGGCTGGGTCATCGAACACCGCTTCGACAGCGAGCGCCTGCACTGGCGCGCCGCGGACGGCCACAGCAGCGGCAGCGCCGGCTACCGGGCGACTTCGGTACGCCCCGGGATCTACCTGGTCGACTTCATCAAGCACGAGGCCGGCCAGGCCTGGTCGGTGTCGCTGGTGCTCGACACCCTAGAGCACGCCTTCACCGCCGTGCTCGGGCGCCTACCCGACCAGGTCCGGACTCAGCGCGGCCTGTATGCCCTGGCCCTGGCCGGCGAAGCGCTGACTGGCGTAGAGGCCAGCTTCCTGCACGGCAGCCTCGACCGCCCCTGGCAGGCCGGTGCCTGTCCCCACGCGCCGACCACCGAGCTGGTCGGCCTGCGCAACCACTACCGCTACAGCCCCACCGAGGAGTACGAGCACATCTACCTCAATGCCAACTACTACAGCTGGCAGTGCCTCAAGGGCGTCGAGCAGGGGCTGTGCGACACCGACCGGGCGTACTACTACAAGATCGCCGAGCAGCTGTACCTGTTCGTCTGGTGCGAGAAGATCGTGCCCACCCTGGGCCTGGTGATGATCGACCTGGCGCGCCACCGCAGCGACGGCAAGATCTTCGGCTACCAGGGTGGCGGCTTCGATGCGCTGGCCAACTTCCCGGTGTCGTCCCACTGCCGGGTGCTCAATCGCACGGAGCATGCGCAGTGA
- a CDS encoding SDR family NAD(P)-dependent oxidoreductase: MNRSVLITGAGSGIGEACALRLARQGWRVALVGRRREALERVAQRCDGLVLAGDAADSTSWAGFIEQVRARFGGLDAVIACAGGHGLGRAEQTSDDAWREALRSNLDSAFHTARACLPLLRERRGSLVLLGSIASLAAGPEVCGYTTAKHALVGLTRSLARDYGPFGVRVNCVCPGWVRTPMADQEMQPLMDHYQEDLDAAYRRVTADVPLRRPASSDEIAAVCQFLVGVEASIVTGAVITADGGSTVVDVPTLAYTRLEPST; this comes from the coding sequence GTGAACCGCAGCGTGCTGATTACCGGGGCCGGCAGCGGCATCGGTGAAGCCTGCGCCCTGCGCCTGGCCCGCCAGGGCTGGCGGGTGGCGCTGGTGGGCCGCCGCCGCGAGGCGCTGGAGCGCGTCGCGCAGCGGTGCGATGGCCTGGTGCTGGCCGGCGATGCCGCCGACAGCACCTCCTGGGCGGGTTTCATCGAGCAGGTGCGCGCCCGTTTCGGCGGCCTCGACGCGGTGATCGCCTGCGCCGGCGGCCACGGCCTCGGGCGGGCCGAGCAAACCAGCGACGATGCCTGGCGCGAGGCCCTGCGCAGCAACCTCGACAGCGCCTTCCACACTGCCCGGGCCTGCCTGCCGTTGCTGCGCGAGCGGCGCGGCAGCCTGGTGCTGCTGGGCTCCATCGCCTCGCTGGCGGCCGGTCCCGAAGTCTGCGGCTACACCACCGCCAAGCACGCCCTGGTCGGCCTGACCCGCTCGCTGGCTCGCGACTACGGGCCGTTCGGCGTACGGGTCAACTGCGTCTGCCCAGGCTGGGTGCGCACGCCCATGGCCGACCAGGAAATGCAGCCATTGATGGATCACTACCAGGAAGACCTCGACGCCGCCTACCGCCGCGTCACCGCCGACGTGCCGCTGCGCCGCCCGGCCAGCAGCGACGAGATCGCCGCCGTGTGCCAGTTCCTGGTCGGCGTTGAGGCCAGCATCGTCACCGGCGCGGTGATCACCGCCGATGGCGGTTCGACCGTGGTCGACGTGCCGACCCTGGCCTATACCCGCCTGGAGCCGTCGACATGA
- a CDS encoding Dyp-type peroxidase — MPFQPGLLATPVPAHARHLFFALDSLEALPAVLDQLLPQVDGQRLILGIGAPLAKALGREVPGLRSFPQLDAVVENPATQHALWLWLRGAERGELFLRAQALQQALAPALRLVDSVDGFLHRGGHDLTGYEDGTENPVDEDAITAAIVPGDQPGLAGSSFAAFQLWKHDLEYFKSLPQAEQDNIIGRRLSDNEELDDAPESAHVKRTAQESFAPEAFMVRRSVAWTDERGAGLAFVALGFSLDAFEVQLRRMSGLEDGVVDGLYRFSRPLTGGYYWCPPLAEVGADLRLLLG; from the coding sequence ATGCCGTTCCAGCCAGGTCTGCTTGCCACCCCGGTGCCGGCCCATGCCCGTCACCTGTTCTTCGCCCTCGATTCGCTCGAGGCCTTGCCCGCCGTCCTCGACCAGCTGTTGCCGCAGGTCGATGGGCAGCGCCTGATCCTGGGCATCGGCGCGCCGCTGGCCAAGGCCCTGGGCCGCGAAGTGCCGGGCCTGCGCAGCTTCCCGCAACTGGATGCGGTGGTGGAGAACCCGGCGACCCAGCACGCCCTGTGGCTGTGGCTGCGCGGCGCCGAGCGCGGCGAGTTGTTCCTGCGCGCCCAGGCCCTGCAGCAGGCGCTGGCTCCGGCGCTGCGCCTGGTCGACAGCGTCGATGGTTTCCTGCACCGCGGCGGCCATGACTTGACCGGCTACGAAGACGGCACCGAAAACCCGGTGGACGAAGACGCCATCACCGCCGCCATCGTACCGGGCGATCAGCCTGGACTGGCGGGTTCCAGCTTCGCCGCGTTCCAGCTGTGGAAGCACGACCTGGAGTACTTCAAGTCGTTGCCCCAGGCTGAGCAGGACAACATCATCGGTCGCCGCCTGAGTGACAACGAAGAGCTCGACGACGCGCCCGAGTCGGCCCACGTCAAGCGCACCGCCCAGGAAAGCTTCGCGCCGGAGGCGTTCATGGTGCGTCGCTCGGTGGCCTGGACCGACGAGCGTGGCGCAGGCCTGGCGTTCGTCGCCCTGGGCTTCTCGCTGGATGCCTTCGAGGTACAGCTGCGGCGCATGAGTGGGCTCGAGGATGGCGTGGTCGATGGCCTGTACCGCTTCAGCCGGCCATTGACGGGGGGGTACTACTGGTGCCCGCCGTTGGCTGAAGTGGGTGCAGACCTGCGCCTTCTGTTGGGCTGA
- a CDS encoding SDR family oxidoreductase, with protein MNARYDFQGRTVLVTGAAGGIGQAIVEGFARGGARVLAVDLDPQALQRLVEDQLTLGHQVRGEMLDLADPGAIRALLAGLERLDVLVHNAAYFPLTAFVEIDPALLQRTLAVNLGALFWLTQGALPLFRRQGGGCVLATSSVTGPRVAYPGLSHYAASKAGVNGLIRNAALELAPFNVRVNGVEPGMVRTPAMDNLGDTTLNARIAAGVPLGRLGEPADIAGAMLFLASDAARYITGQTLVVDGGATLPETAARL; from the coding sequence ATGAACGCGCGCTACGACTTCCAAGGCCGCACGGTGCTGGTCACCGGCGCGGCCGGCGGCATCGGCCAGGCCATCGTCGAGGGTTTCGCCCGTGGCGGCGCCCGGGTGCTGGCCGTGGATCTTGATCCGCAGGCGTTGCAGCGCCTGGTCGAGGATCAGTTGACGTTGGGCCACCAGGTGCGTGGGGAGATGCTCGACCTGGCCGACCCCGGCGCGATCCGCGCCTTGCTGGCCGGGCTGGAACGCCTTGATGTGCTGGTGCACAACGCCGCCTACTTCCCACTCACCGCATTCGTCGAGATCGACCCGGCCCTGCTGCAGCGCACCCTGGCGGTGAACCTGGGCGCGTTGTTCTGGCTCACCCAAGGCGCCCTGCCGCTGTTCCGCCGCCAGGGTGGCGGATGCGTGCTGGCCACCTCCTCGGTGACCGGTCCCCGGGTGGCCTATCCAGGCCTGAGCCACTACGCAGCGTCCAAGGCCGGGGTCAATGGCCTCATTCGCAATGCCGCGCTGGAACTGGCGCCGTTCAACGTGCGGGTCAACGGCGTGGAACCGGGGATGGTGCGCACACCGGCCATGGACAACCTCGGCGATACCACCCTCAACGCCCGGATCGCCGCCGGCGTGCCCCTGGGACGGCTGGGCGAGCCGGCCGATATCGCCGGGGCGATGCTGTTCCTGGCCTCTGACGCTGCCCGCTACATCACCGGCCAAACCCTGGTGGTCGACGGCGGTGCCACCTTGCCGGAGACCGCCGCGCGCCTGTGA
- a CDS encoding helix-turn-helix transcriptional regulator, with the protein MASANHDLGRYCLQAFSQQVPASLAAFYRIDAGQQACDFLLQDLQAPMHARYLEHYRAFDPLQPGRCLAIGRPVVSLRQGLAHLPEAQGQTYRCFLAQHQVVDVVEIIAQADGRPVAGVSLLRCASLGEFRGDELERLLPLHGLMQLAVASQPLACAPASVELTPRERQIAELLRQGSSNKLIARALGVGLPTVKTHLINLFRKRGVRNRTELVASLYL; encoded by the coding sequence ATGGCCAGTGCCAACCACGACCTGGGCCGCTACTGCCTGCAGGCTTTCAGCCAGCAGGTGCCGGCCTCGCTGGCGGCGTTCTACCGCATCGATGCCGGGCAGCAGGCCTGCGACTTCCTGTTGCAGGACCTGCAGGCACCGATGCATGCCCGCTACCTCGAGCACTACCGGGCTTTCGACCCGCTGCAGCCCGGACGCTGCCTGGCCATCGGCCGCCCGGTGGTGTCGCTGCGCCAGGGCCTGGCCCACCTGCCCGAAGCCCAGGGCCAGACCTACCGGTGTTTCCTCGCGCAGCATCAGGTGGTGGACGTGGTCGAGATCATCGCCCAGGCCGATGGCCGCCCCGTGGCCGGCGTCTCGCTGCTGCGCTGCGCCAGCCTCGGTGAGTTTCGCGGCGACGAACTCGAACGCCTGCTGCCCCTGCACGGGCTGATGCAGCTCGCCGTGGCCAGCCAGCCGCTGGCGTGCGCCCCCGCGTCCGTCGAACTGACGCCGCGGGAACGGCAGATCGCCGAGCTGCTGCGCCAGGGCAGCAGCAACAAGCTGATCGCCCGCGCCCTGGGCGTCGGCCTGCCGACGGTCAAGACCCACCTGATCAACCTGTTCCGCAAACGCGGCGTGCGCAACCGCACCGAGCTGGTGGCCAGCCTCTACCTGTGA
- a CDS encoding alginate export family protein, translating into MATALALLVHGQASPAYELYADDDSHLNADLLAVWGMFNSRHNYDGTPGGSTWREGFIKYGLSGDQGLGGNGSLYGALNWVSSGAWGDGDAGGNQDGSERTTKIEDAYLGWRSGDLFPLLGKDGVDLSGGRQVIRLGSGFLINDDGPNLGKGPADGQLNRGGGFYLGARHAFDRTAVLRLGGKEGLHGSVLWLKSDNRAQAETELAAGTLDYTHDLGTLGLTYIHGIDVADQWASEFQKGREGMDVYSLRGEGDVGLENTRFAFEYAWQDTRGGRETAWYAEASHTFAEAPWAPQLTYRYTRYSAGWDLLFTGLSSGYGTWIQGEVAGNYAGPFNTNSGIHHVGLKATPRDDLTVGALFFDFDTVRSRDTLKLDAQELDLYVEWAVNEHLIVTPLLGLFKPRKDQSNGGNQVGSGTNVYSQLTVAVPF; encoded by the coding sequence ATGGCCACGGCCCTGGCCCTGCTGGTGCATGGCCAGGCCAGCCCGGCCTATGAGCTGTACGCCGACGATGACAGCCACCTGAATGCCGACTTGCTCGCGGTCTGGGGCATGTTCAATAGCCGCCACAACTACGATGGGACCCCCGGCGGCTCGACCTGGCGCGAAGGTTTCATCAAGTACGGCCTCAGCGGCGACCAGGGCCTGGGCGGCAACGGCTCGCTGTACGGTGCCCTCAACTGGGTCAGCTCCGGCGCCTGGGGCGACGGCGACGCCGGCGGCAACCAGGACGGCTCCGAACGCACCACCAAGATCGAGGACGCCTACCTGGGCTGGCGCTCAGGCGACCTGTTCCCGCTGCTGGGCAAGGATGGCGTGGACCTGTCCGGCGGCCGCCAGGTGATCCGCCTGGGCAGCGGTTTCCTGATCAACGACGACGGCCCCAACCTGGGCAAGGGCCCGGCCGATGGCCAGCTCAATCGCGGCGGCGGCTTCTACCTGGGCGCGCGCCACGCCTTCGACCGCACCGCGGTACTGCGTCTGGGCGGCAAGGAAGGGCTGCATGGCAGCGTGCTGTGGCTCAAGTCCGACAACCGTGCCCAAGCCGAAACAGAGCTGGCGGCCGGTACCCTGGACTACACCCATGACCTGGGCACCCTGGGCCTGACCTATATCCACGGCATCGACGTGGCCGACCAGTGGGCCAGCGAGTTCCAGAAGGGCCGCGAAGGCATGGATGTCTACAGCCTGCGCGGCGAAGGTGACGTCGGGCTGGAAAACACCCGCTTTGCCTTCGAGTATGCCTGGCAGGACACGCGCGGCGGCCGCGAGACCGCCTGGTACGCCGAGGCCAGCCATACCTTCGCCGAGGCCCCGTGGGCACCGCAGCTGACCTACCGCTACACCCGCTATTCGGCGGGCTGGGACCTGCTGTTCACCGGCCTGTCCAGCGGCTACGGCACCTGGATCCAGGGCGAGGTCGCCGGCAACTATGCCGGGCCGTTCAACACCAACAGCGGCATCCACCATGTGGGCCTGAAGGCCACGCCACGGGACGACCTCACGGTCGGCGCGCTGTTCTTCGACTTCGACACCGTGCGCAGCCGCGACACCCTGAAGCTGGATGCCCAGGAGCTGGACCTGTATGTGGAGTGGGCGGTCAACGAGCACCTGATCGTCACCCCGCTGCTGGGGCTGTTCAAGCCACGCAAGGATCAAAGCAATGGCGGCAACCAGGTGGGAAGCGGGACCAACGTTTACAGCCAGCTGACGGTGGCGGTGCCGTTCTGA
- a CDS encoding aldehyde dehydrogenase family protein — MSDIALLPSVSAFLARDHGLYIHGASVASQSTARITVHNPANGEAIAQVADANLADVECAVESSRKGFASWSRTSPAARAAVLFRLADLLEANREELAQLETLQSGKLIGIARAFEVEQAAHFLRYYAGWATKITGQTITPSLPSFAGERYSAFTLREPVGVVVGIVPWNFATMIALWKLASALTTGCSIVLKPSEFTPLTLLRIAELASEAGLPPGALNVLTGAGQVGKALVEHPGTDKVSFTGSVPTGIAVGQAAMGAKLTRATLELGGKNAVAFLPDVAVDKAVDGIIEAGFLHSGQICAAGERFYVHRSRLDPLLEALSQRLDQLKIGSPLDETTQFGPVANKPHQQKLGELFATARAEGNRIVHGGRLGEGPGCFVEPTVILANNAGDTLLNQETFGPVATFLPYDHEDELIQLMNASPYGLSASLWTNDLGKAMRLIPQIHAGTLWVNMHTLLDPAVPFGGIKASGIGREFGSAFIDDFTELKSVMIRY; from the coding sequence ATGAGCGACATCGCCCTCCTCCCCAGCGTCAGCGCCTTCCTGGCCCGTGACCACGGTCTGTACATCCATGGCGCATCGGTCGCCAGCCAATCCACCGCCCGCATCACCGTGCACAACCCGGCCAACGGCGAAGCCATCGCCCAGGTCGCCGACGCCAACCTTGCCGATGTCGAGTGCGCCGTCGAATCGTCCCGCAAGGGTTTTGCCAGCTGGTCGCGCACCAGCCCCGCCGCCCGTGCCGCGGTGTTGTTCCGCCTGGCCGACCTGCTCGAGGCCAACCGCGAGGAGCTGGCCCAGCTGGAAACCCTGCAGTCGGGCAAGCTGATCGGCATCGCCCGCGCCTTCGAGGTGGAACAGGCCGCGCACTTCCTGCGCTATTACGCCGGCTGGGCCACCAAAATTACCGGCCAGACCATCACCCCATCCCTGCCCTCCTTCGCCGGCGAACGCTACAGCGCCTTCACCCTGCGCGAGCCGGTGGGCGTGGTGGTGGGCATCGTGCCATGGAACTTCGCCACCATGATTGCCCTGTGGAAGCTGGCCTCGGCCCTGACCACCGGCTGCAGCATCGTGCTCAAGCCCAGCGAGTTCACCCCGCTGACCCTGCTGCGCATCGCCGAGCTGGCCAGCGAGGCCGGCCTGCCGCCGGGCGCGCTCAACGTGCTGACCGGCGCCGGCCAGGTGGGCAAGGCGCTGGTCGAGCACCCTGGCACCGACAAGGTGTCGTTCACCGGCTCCGTGCCCACCGGTATCGCGGTCGGCCAAGCGGCCATGGGCGCCAAGCTGACCCGGGCGACCCTGGAGCTGGGCGGCAAGAACGCGGTGGCGTTCCTGCCCGACGTCGCCGTCGACAAGGCGGTGGACGGCATCATCGAGGCCGGTTTCCTGCACTCCGGGCAGATCTGCGCCGCCGGCGAGCGTTTCTACGTCCATCGCTCACGCCTCGACCCGCTGCTCGAGGCCCTGTCCCAGCGCCTGGACCAGCTGAAGATCGGCTCGCCGCTGGACGAAACCACCCAATTCGGCCCGGTGGCCAACAAGCCACACCAGCAAAAGCTCGGCGAGCTGTTCGCCACCGCCCGTGCCGAGGGCAACCGCATCGTCCATGGCGGACGCCTCGGCGAAGGTCCGGGCTGCTTCGTCGAGCCCACGGTCATCCTTGCCAACAACGCAGGTGACACCCTGCTCAACCAGGAAACCTTCGGCCCGGTGGCGACCTTCCTGCCCTATGATCATGAAGACGAACTGATCCAGCTGATGAACGCCTCACCCTACGGCCTGAGCGCGAGCCTGTGGACCAACGACCTGGGCAAGGCCATGCGCCTGATCCCGCAAATCCATGCCGGGACGCTATGGGTCAACATGCACACCCTGCTCGACCCGGCGGTGCCGTTCGGCGGCATCAAGGCCTCGGGTATCGGCCGCGAGTTCGGCTCGGCGTTCATCGACGACTTCACCGAGCTGAAGTCGGTGATGATCCGCTACTGA